One part of the Humulus lupulus chromosome 9, drHumLupu1.1, whole genome shotgun sequence genome encodes these proteins:
- the LOC133801111 gene encoding uncharacterized protein LOC133801111: MGTQNILWNYSKRMFTFGLIGLTISDRYASVAAVRGASMSPTFNPSSGTLLDDYVLVEKFCLERYKFSHGDVVVFSSPQSHKERHIKRIIGLPGDWVGIRHSSDVIKIPQGHCWVEGDNSGSSMDSNYFGPVPLGLVQGRVTHIVWPPQRLGAVERRLPEGRLSSS, encoded by the exons ATGGGAACTCAGAATATTTTGTGGAATTATTCCAAGAGGATGTTCACATTTGGGCTCATAGGACTCACCATTTCTGATAGATATGCAAGTGTTGCTGCGGTTCGGGGTGCTTCTATGTCTCCCACATTTAACCCCAGCTCTGGTACTTTGCTGG ATGACTATGTTTTGGTGGAGAAGTTTTGTCTCGAGAGGTACAAATTTTCACATGGTGATGTAGTTGTTTTCAG TTCACCACAGAGTCACAAGGAGAGGCACATAAAGAGAATAATTGGCTTGCCTGGTGATTGGGTTGGGATTCGTCATTCTTCAGATGTCATCAAAATTCCACAAGGACATTGTTGGGTTGAGGGAGACAATTCTGGTTCCAGCATGGATTCAAATTATTTTGGCCCG GTTCCTCTAGGTTTAGTACAAGGAAGGGTGACCCACATTGTGTGGCCTCCTCAGAGACTAGGTGCTGTGGAGAGAAGATTGCCTGAAGGGAGACTTTCTTCGTCCTAG